The Pseudomonas triclosanedens genome has a window encoding:
- a CDS encoding TfoX/Sxy family protein, translating to MNDELLHLKNLGKTSAQWLHAVGIHNASDLRRLGAVGAYRAVRARGFRASKVLLYAIEGALLDVHWNDLPPGHKAALLGELETFPTRNKS from the coding sequence ATGAACGACGAACTGCTGCATCTGAAGAACCTCGGCAAGACCTCCGCCCAATGGCTGCACGCTGTGGGCATTCACAACGCATCCGATCTCCGTCGACTCGGCGCCGTAGGTGCCTACCGAGCGGTCAGGGCACGCGGCTTCCGCGCCTCGAAAGTACTGCTGTATGCAATCGAGGGCGCCCTGCTCGACGTGCATTGGAATGACCTCCCTCCTGGGCACAAGGCTGCGCTCTTAGGCGAGCTTGAGACTTTTCCAACGAGGAACAAGAGCTAG
- a CDS encoding Crp/Fnr family transcriptional regulator translates to MYLLGEQPAYADQLINRLQGIPAQLLAGLEPCGEPIRLERSDDLETELPGKHLFLVENGLVHALVDERPLFYLQEGDLIGLRQGIDLPPCRYVSEEPLCLIPYSRSDVFRHIHDDEHRQEQFLHYLIGHTALLSDALAHLKQPDIRPATGFQHFAAGAQLIQQGDDAEHVFIIIEGHAEAFVDGQKVGDVQKDEIFGAMAVFTREKRSATVIASEPCTVMVIPKDQFLSLMQSNPRIAHSLIEGMARRIDLLNKEVTQLRLQRQPA, encoded by the coding sequence ATGTACCTACTCGGTGAACAACCTGCCTATGCCGATCAGCTGATCAACCGTCTGCAGGGCATTCCGGCACAGCTGCTGGCGGGCCTGGAACCCTGCGGCGAACCGATCCGTCTCGAACGCTCCGACGACCTCGAGACCGAACTGCCCGGCAAGCACCTGTTCCTGGTCGAGAATGGCCTGGTACACGCCCTTGTCGACGAGCGCCCGCTGTTCTATCTGCAGGAAGGCGACCTGATCGGCCTGCGCCAGGGCATCGATCTGCCGCCCTGCCGCTACGTCAGCGAGGAGCCCCTGTGCCTGATCCCCTATTCGCGCAGCGACGTCTTCCGCCACATCCATGACGATGAGCACCGCCAGGAGCAGTTCCTCCACTACCTGATCGGCCATACCGCGCTACTTTCCGATGCCCTCGCGCACCTGAAGCAGCCGGATATCCGCCCTGCCACCGGTTTCCAGCACTTCGCCGCGGGCGCCCAACTGATCCAGCAGGGCGATGATGCCGAGCACGTCTTCATCATCATCGAAGGTCATGCCGAAGCCTTCGTCGATGGCCAGAAGGTCGGCGATGTGCAAAAAGACGAGATTTTCGGTGCGATGGCCGTCTTCACCCGCGAGAAGCGCAGCGCGACAGTGATCGCCAGCGAGCCATGCACGGTGATGGTCATTCCGAAGGACCAGTTCCTCAGCCTGATGCAGAGTAACCCACGCATCGCTCACAGCCTTATCGAAGGCATGGCACGCCGGATCGATCTGCTGAACAAGGAAGTCACCCAATTGCGCCTGCAACGCCAGCCGGCATAG
- a CDS encoding ChaN family lipoprotein — MKHLLIPLLAFLAACQSQVSVPPLPVWQSPEGRDSAELGVIRDLRNGKRLTPEQLLDRLTVAPRVLVGEKHDNPDHHALELWLVRALAERRTDGSVLLEMLNPEQQERVAVAQAAAANGEAPTDLIGALAWQKGWDWSLYGPLVSWLVKQPTPLLAANLDRSEIMRIYAERPTLEGARSTTDAVRAALLDDIRESHCGLLPDSQLPAMLAVQQQRDRRMAERLKTAPEPALLIAGGFHARRDLGVPLHLQDLGVGEGVKVLMLAEVGKTVIAQQADYVWYTPALPPTDYCAVLRK, encoded by the coding sequence GTGAAGCACTTGCTGATTCCTCTATTGGCGTTTCTGGCTGCGTGCCAGAGCCAGGTTTCCGTTCCGCCACTGCCGGTCTGGCAGAGCCCGGAGGGGCGGGATAGTGCAGAGTTGGGTGTCATTCGCGATCTGCGCAACGGTAAGCGGTTGACGCCTGAGCAACTTCTGGATCGGCTGACCGTCGCACCGCGCGTGCTGGTAGGCGAGAAGCATGACAATCCGGACCATCACGCCCTGGAGTTGTGGCTGGTGCGTGCCCTTGCGGAGCGCCGGACGGACGGCAGCGTGCTGCTGGAGATGCTCAACCCGGAGCAGCAGGAGCGGGTAGCAGTCGCTCAAGCGGCTGCAGCCAACGGAGAGGCGCCAACCGATCTGATCGGCGCGCTGGCCTGGCAGAAGGGCTGGGACTGGTCGCTCTACGGCCCCTTGGTGAGCTGGCTGGTGAAGCAGCCCACGCCGTTGCTGGCGGCGAACCTGGATCGTAGCGAGATCATGCGGATCTACGCCGAGCGGCCGACCTTGGAGGGCGCGCGCTCGACGACCGATGCTGTGCGCGCAGCCTTGCTGGATGATATTCGCGAATCACATTGCGGCCTGCTACCGGATAGCCAACTCCCGGCGATGCTGGCGGTACAGCAGCAGCGCGACCGGCGCATGGCGGAACGCTTGAAAACCGCACCGGAGCCGGCGTTGCTGATTGCCGGCGGTTTCCATGCTCGGCGCGATCTTGGTGTTCCACTGCACCTGCAGGACTTGGGCGTAGGGGAGGGCGTGAAGGTGCTGATGCTGGCAGAAGTCGGCAAGACCGTGATTGCGCAACAGGCGGATTACGTCTGGTACACCCCGGCACTGCCGCCGACCGACTACTGCGCAGTGTTACGCAAGTAG
- a CDS encoding heme ABC transporter ATP-binding protein, producing the protein MLTADNLLVKRGAQIVLQEVSLALQPGEVLGVLGPNGAGKSTLLGALNGELTLAGGAVRLDGRPLADWQGTERARRLAVLPQSSTLNFAFTVESVVGFGRLPHESGRQRDREIIEAALDAADASHLVGRSYLALSGGERQRVHLARVLAQLWPGGAEQVLLLDEPTSALDPLHQHTTLQAVREFADHGAAVLVILHDLNLAARYCDNLLLLHQGRPHLQGVPAEVLRAEPLKAVFGLEVLVQQHPERGHPLIIAR; encoded by the coding sequence ATGCTGACGGCAGACAACCTGCTGGTGAAGCGCGGTGCACAGATCGTCTTGCAGGAGGTCAGCTTGGCGTTGCAGCCGGGCGAGGTGCTCGGCGTACTGGGGCCTAACGGAGCGGGCAAGAGTACGCTGCTGGGGGCGCTCAATGGCGAGTTGACGCTGGCGGGTGGGGCGGTCCGACTCGATGGTCGTCCCCTGGCCGACTGGCAGGGCACGGAACGGGCGCGTCGGCTGGCGGTACTGCCCCAGTCGTCGACGCTCAACTTCGCCTTTACCGTCGAGTCGGTAGTGGGTTTTGGCCGCCTGCCCCACGAAAGCGGACGCCAGCGTGACCGAGAGATCATCGAGGCGGCGCTGGACGCTGCGGATGCCTCTCACCTGGTCGGGCGGAGTTATCTGGCGCTGTCGGGTGGCGAACGCCAGCGCGTGCATCTGGCGCGCGTGCTGGCGCAACTCTGGCCCGGTGGTGCGGAGCAGGTGCTGTTGCTGGACGAGCCGACCTCGGCGCTCGACCCATTGCATCAACACACCACGCTACAGGCCGTACGTGAGTTCGCCGATCATGGCGCGGCGGTGCTGGTGATCCTGCACGATCTGAATCTGGCCGCGCGCTATTGCGACAATCTGCTGCTATTGCACCAAGGGCGCCCGCACTTGCAAGGCGTGCCGGCTGAAGTGCTGCGTGCCGAACCATTGAAAGCGGTCTTCGGGCTGGAGGTGCTGGTTCAACAGCATCCAGAGCGCGGCCATCCGTTGATCATCGCGCGATGA
- a CDS encoding FecCD family ABC transporter permease has translation MLVLWLSLALGPVSLPLGDTLRALARLCGLPVSGDGLGQAELIVGQIRLPRTLLGVATGGVLALAGVAMQGLFRNPLADPGLIGVSSGAALGAAIAIVFGASIGGLPDAFAPYLLSACAFAGGLAVTALVYRLGRHNGQTSVATMLLAGIALTALAGALIGLFTYLADDATLRTLTFWNLGSLNGASYPRLWPLLLITLLVASWLPRRVDALNALLLGESEARHLGFDVERLKVELILCTALGVGAAVAAAGMIGFIGLVVPHLLRLIVGPDHRVLLPASMFGGAILLLLADLVARLALAPAELPIGIVTALIGAPFFLFLLIRGRS, from the coding sequence CTGCTGGTGCTCTGGCTGTCCCTGGCTCTCGGGCCGGTGAGCCTGCCGCTGGGCGATACGCTGCGGGCGCTGGCTCGCCTCTGCGGTCTGCCGGTGTCCGGCGATGGGCTGGGGCAGGCCGAGCTGATCGTCGGCCAGATCCGCTTGCCGCGCACCCTGCTGGGTGTGGCGACCGGCGGGGTTCTGGCCTTGGCTGGTGTGGCCATGCAGGGATTGTTTCGCAATCCGCTGGCCGACCCCGGCCTGATCGGTGTCTCCAGCGGTGCCGCTCTTGGCGCGGCCATCGCCATCGTCTTCGGCGCGTCTATCGGCGGCCTGCCGGATGCCTTTGCGCCCTACCTGCTATCCGCCTGCGCATTCGCTGGCGGCCTGGCCGTCACAGCGTTGGTCTATCGGCTGGGACGGCACAACGGCCAGACCAGCGTGGCCACCATGCTGTTGGCGGGAATTGCACTCACCGCGCTGGCCGGGGCGCTGATCGGTCTGTTTACCTACCTGGCCGACGACGCCACGCTGCGCACCCTGACCTTCTGGAATCTTGGCAGCCTGAATGGCGCCAGCTATCCGCGGCTGTGGCCGCTTCTTCTGATCACGTTGCTGGTGGCTTCCTGGCTGCCGCGTCGGGTCGATGCACTGAATGCGTTGCTGCTGGGCGAGTCCGAGGCGCGTCACCTGGGCTTCGATGTCGAGCGGCTGAAGGTTGAGCTGATTCTCTGCACGGCGCTGGGTGTCGGGGCGGCGGTTGCCGCTGCGGGGATGATCGGCTTCATCGGTCTTGTGGTTCCGCACTTGCTGCGTCTGATCGTTGGGCCGGATCACCGGGTGTTGCTGCCTGCCTCGATGTTCGGCGGCGCTATCCTGCTCTTGCTGGCCGATCTCGTGGCGCGCCTGGCGCTGGCTCCGGCGGAGTTGCCGATAGGTATTGTCACCGCACTGATTGGTGCACCGTTCTTCCTTTTCCTGCTGATACGAGGGCGTTCCTGA
- a CDS encoding heme/hemin ABC transporter substrate-binding protein, whose protein sequence is MTARPLLIGLFTGLCLAASNLAAETLPKRWISAGGSLSEWVVALGGESRLVGVDTTSLHPASLAVLPRIGYQRQLAAEGILALKPDILLGSEEMGPPPVLQQLRAAGVRIETLSAKADAQTVRDTLLRLGKLLGAPEQAKQMAEHFQSRIAVQQARVTKAQATQAAPGVVLLVGQAGGNLLVAGQETSGDWMLRHAGGRNLAGHKGYKALSSEALTALDPQVIVLADRSLDGDAARTALTRQNPALSATRGVREGRVVILDPTLLVGGLGPRVPDGLASLSRAFYPSAQALNSEGHP, encoded by the coding sequence ATGACTGCGCGTCCTCTGTTGATCGGCCTGTTCACCGGTCTGTGCCTGGCCGCCAGCAACCTGGCGGCGGAGACCCTGCCTAAGCGCTGGATCAGTGCCGGCGGTTCGCTCAGTGAGTGGGTGGTAGCCCTGGGGGGCGAGTCGCGCCTCGTCGGTGTCGATACCACCAGCCTGCATCCCGCTAGTCTCGCGGTGCTCCCAAGGATCGGTTACCAGCGCCAACTGGCTGCCGAGGGCATTCTTGCGCTGAAACCGGACATTCTGCTCGGCAGTGAGGAGATGGGGCCGCCGCCGGTGCTGCAGCAACTGCGCGCAGCCGGTGTGCGTATAGAGACGCTTTCGGCGAAGGCTGATGCGCAGACCGTACGGGACACCCTTCTGCGCCTGGGCAAGCTCCTGGGCGCCCCGGAGCAGGCGAAACAGATGGCAGAGCACTTCCAGTCGCGTATCGCCGTACAGCAAGCCCGGGTGACTAAGGCCCAGGCGACACAAGCCGCGCCGGGCGTGGTCCTGCTGGTCGGGCAGGCCGGTGGCAATCTGCTGGTGGCCGGCCAGGAAACCTCCGGCGACTGGATGCTCAGGCATGCCGGTGGGCGTAACCTGGCCGGCCACAAGGGATACAAGGCGCTGTCGAGCGAAGCGCTGACGGCACTGGACCCGCAGGTGATCGTGCTGGCTGATCGCAGCCTCGACGGCGATGCCGCGCGCACCGCACTGACTCGACAGAATCCCGCCCTGTCGGCGACTCGCGGAGTGCGCGAAGGGCGCGTGGTGATACTCGATCCGACCCTGCTGGTGGGGGGGCTCGGCCCCCGCGTGCCTGATGGGTTGGCCAGTCTGTCCCGCGCCTTTTATCCTTCCGCGCAAGCTTTGAACTCGGAAGGTCATCCTTGA
- a CDS encoding hemin-degrading factor, whose translation MTTPSPTSLPAPELYRAWQALRAEQPRLRARDAAERLEVSEAELTASRLGVDAVRLRPDWSALLPALGELGTIMALTRNEHCVHERKGPYQEVTVSANGLMGLVVSADIDLRLFLSGWGSVFAISEETAHGTQRSIQVFDRQGTAVHKVFLTENSVVEAWAPLVERFRADEQSDRLDFQPAAPKAVPLADEQIDVAALRSGWAALKDTHHFFALLKKHKVERTQALRLAGRDWAEQLDTAELPRMLEKASERRLPIMIFVGNAHCIQIHTGTVDNLKWLDDWFNVLDPQFNLHLKTSGVRELWRVRKPSSDGVITSWEAFDANGELVLQAFGARKPGVPELQEWRSLAESFPAL comes from the coding sequence CCCGCGACGCCGCAGAGCGCCTGGAAGTGAGCGAAGCCGAGCTGACCGCCAGCCGCCTGGGCGTGGATGCCGTTCGCCTGCGCCCCGATTGGTCAGCCCTGCTGCCGGCACTGGGCGAGCTCGGGACGATCATGGCGCTGACTCGCAATGAACACTGTGTCCATGAACGGAAGGGGCCGTACCAGGAAGTGACTGTGTCGGCCAACGGCCTGATGGGGCTGGTGGTTTCTGCGGATATCGACCTGCGCCTGTTCCTCTCCGGCTGGGGCAGTGTGTTTGCCATCAGCGAAGAAACCGCCCACGGTACTCAGCGCAGCATCCAGGTGTTCGATCGCCAGGGTACGGCGGTGCACAAGGTGTTTCTCACCGAGAACAGCGTTGTCGAAGCCTGGGCGCCTCTGGTCGAGCGCTTTCGCGCCGATGAGCAGAGTGATCGGCTCGACTTCCAGCCGGCTGCGCCCAAGGCGGTGCCGCTGGCCGACGAACAGATCGATGTGGCCGCCTTGCGCAGCGGTTGGGCCGCGCTGAAGGACACTCACCACTTCTTTGCCTTGCTGAAGAAGCACAAGGTCGAGCGCACCCAGGCCCTGCGCCTTGCTGGCCGCGATTGGGCCGAGCAACTGGATACCGCTGAACTGCCGCGCATGCTGGAGAAGGCAAGCGAGCGTCGTCTGCCGATCATGATTTTCGTCGGTAATGCCCACTGCATCCAGATTCACACCGGCACCGTGGATAATCTGAAGTGGCTGGACGACTGGTTCAACGTTCTCGATCCGCAATTCAACCTGCATCTGAAAACCTCCGGCGTGCGCGAACTGTGGCGAGTGCGCAAGCCCAGCAGTGATGGCGTGATCACCAGTTGGGAGGCCTTCGACGCTAATGGCGAGTTGGTGCTTCAGGCGTTCGGCGCGCGCAAACCAGGCGTGCCGGAACTGCAAGAGTGGCGCTCGCTCGCCGAATCCTTCCCAGCGCTCTGA